Below is a genomic region from Lineus longissimus chromosome 4, tnLinLong1.2, whole genome shotgun sequence.
AGTGCAGTCACTGCAGTAGGTTATGCTCACGGGGACTGATCTTTCATGTCATAGATATTTGCTGTAATCTAAGTCTTTGCTTTTGTTTTCGTTCAGGAGCCAGAGGcagaggaagaggaggaagaagacCTTGTGGTAAGGATCATAGAGGTTTTgattagttttcttcaagaccATAATCTTTGAAGCTGTAATGGTTTTTATATGAAAAATGTTGGACCAACTGACCAACATTTTTATAACACTAGACCAATTTAACTAAGTCTCGGAACACAACAATTTAAACCTCAACAAAATCTCAGCTTACCACCTGAACAAAAAATAActagtggagaacactgacctACAGAATTGGTGGTTGGTTTCTGGCTCTGCTAAGTACAATGGTACCACAATGCAGCAATCATGCTTATTTATTGTCTTTCTTGTTTTTCAGGACACGCAAGATGTTTTGAAGGAAAAGTGCCAGCAAACAAAAGAATGTCAGAAGTACTACGAGGAGCTGCAAGTATGTACCAGTCGGGTGGCAGGCAAGTCTAACACCGAGGAAACGTGTGACCAAGAGCTCTACGACTTCATTCATTGTACAGATCATTGTGTAAGTATTTTAGGATGGTGAGACAGCACGGTAAAATTATTAAAAACGAGACATTCTAGCGACGAGAAATATTGTTAGTCTCTCTGATCTACCCCCACCTTCTCTAGTTTATCGGTGACTTACTAACTCTGTGATATGATGTCTGTACAAATGATGTCTTCTTAAATTCTGACATTACTTGATATGAGCATAATGTGTACGGAGATGtcagtgaaaaaatattggcATACCAGTACAGTAGTTATGATTCCAACAAGTAAAGAACTGTACTCATTGGAAGAGGTCTGGTTTTCTCCGTTTGGACTTTGAAGCAGAAAATCGACATTGATGAAAATTGTGTTTTGTCCCTTTCAGGTTTCAAAGTCATTATTCGAAAATCTAAAATAACCATGGCTGCTCTAGAGAGAGGTTTAGGAAATTGATCATCGAGTGTGTTTTGTTCATATTGACTCATCATTCAGCATCACTGACAACAAGATGGACTGAAGAGCCCAATCTCGAGGACACCATCATCGCGCTGTTTTGTAAAATACCAGCGGAATACTGTACTTGATATTGTGCAAGCTGCACTTTAAAGAAAAGTGTATTGAGACCCTGTCTTTACAAACTTGGCAGACTTTTATATCGAATAATTATTGTTTGACTCCATTCACGGAGTCGGATGCTTCAAATTTTTAGAAGTCGATCATCCGGAGGAGCTTGACGAAAAAGTGATATTGTGTGGTCTGCTCAATCAAATATGGTATTCAGTTCTGGTTTAATGCAAGTAGAAGGCTTTGAAAATGAGTAGTATTGATGACTACATACAGCACCCATGGATAAAGTGCTAGCCCGACTGCTGAGGGCAACTAGGCAAGTGGGTTTGCCAAATTCTATTAAAACAGACTGTTCATGTATTTAGATAAT
It encodes:
- the LOC135486269 gene encoding cytochrome b-c1 complex subunit 6, mitochondrial-like, with translation MALGDEKAITNTAGGEPEAEEEEEEDLVDTQDVLKEKCQQTKECQKYYEELQVCTSRVAGKSNTEETCDQELYDFIHCTDHCVSKSLFENLK